Proteins from a single region of Gossypium arboreum isolate Shixiya-1 chromosome 1, ASM2569848v2, whole genome shotgun sequence:
- the LOC108471306 gene encoding uncharacterized protein LOC108471306: MAADVSSLHRVLSGYKDDLMVGNESGGAKPTALITRDLLGGGGGGAGGASPFINMKTDQSEELNLDLQVPNGWEKRLDLKSGKVYLQRCNSSSSSQSSDGSKHQINQTVPKLQDLNFPASSSKPLLNLFDDTNLELKLVSSPTPTNYQSVCTLDKVKFALERAEKEPIKKRSPSYSSSSSSIKDSQNSEGDQDKLFASPVAAGCPGCLSYVLIMKHNPKCPRCNTLVPMPVAKKPRIDLNISI, from the exons ATGGCTGCCGATGTTAGCTCTTTACATAGAGTTTTAAGCGGATACAAAGATGATCTAATGGTTGGGAATGAATCCGGTGGTGCAAAACCAACGGCTTTGATCACTAGGGACTTGCTTGGAGGCGGAGGCGGTGGCGCAGGTGGTGCCTCCCCGTTCATCAATATGAAAACTGATCAATCAGAAGAACTTAACCTCGACCTTCAAGTCCCTAATGGATGGGAAAAGCGCCTAGACTTGAAA TCGGGTAAGGTGTACTTGCAAAGATGCAATTCCTCAAGTTCTTCACAATCATCAGATGGAAGCAAGCACCAAATCAATCAAACAGTGCCAAAGCTTCAAGATTTGAATTTTCCAGCCTCTTCCTCTAAACCTTTGCTAAACCTTTTCGACGACACCAACCTAGAATTGAAATTAGTCTCATCACCCACTCCTACCAATTATCAAAGTGTTTGCACCCTCGATAAAGTAAAATTCGCGCTTGAACGTGCCGAGAAAGAGCCGATCAAGAAGCGATCACCATCATACTCTTCGTCGTCATCTTCGATCAAAGATTCGCAAAACAGTGAAGgtgatcaagataagttgtttgCGTCACCGGTTGCAGCGGGTTGTCCCGGATGCTTATCGTATGTGTTGATAATGAAACACAACCCTAAATGTCCTAGGTGCAATACCCTTGTTCCAATGCCAGTTGCTAAAAAGCCTCGCATTGATCTCAATATATCAATTTGA